The following proteins are encoded in a genomic region of Catellatospora sp. TT07R-123:
- a CDS encoding DUF6114 domain-containing protein — protein MSGPDTGVDSTGLDPVESTTADPTRAAPPPRGFRHWRRTRPFWSGLLVVAGGLEITFTVLAPLPVMLRVGLQGTAGYLIPIVLTICGLLIIFTPAQRIFNACVAMVLALASWLTSNLGGFLIGMLLALIGASLAFAWGPRRARPAHRQH, from the coding sequence GTGTCCGGCCCCGACACCGGCGTGGACTCCACCGGGCTCGACCCGGTGGAGTCCACCACCGCCGATCCGACCCGCGCCGCACCACCCCCGCGCGGCTTCCGCCACTGGCGACGCACCCGCCCGTTCTGGAGCGGCCTGCTGGTCGTCGCCGGCGGTCTGGAGATCACGTTCACCGTCCTCGCGCCGCTGCCCGTCATGCTGCGCGTCGGGTTGCAGGGCACCGCCGGCTACCTGATCCCCATCGTGCTCACCATCTGCGGCCTGCTGATCATCTTCACGCCGGCCCAGCGGATCTTCAACGCGTGCGTCGCGATGGTGCTGGCCCTGGCCAGCTGGCTCACCTCGAACCTGGGCGGCTTCCTGATCGGCATGCTGCTCGCGCTGATCGGGGCCTCGCTCGCCTTCGCCTGGGGCCCGCGCCGCGCCCGGCCCGCCCACCGGCAGCACTGA
- a CDS encoding TetR/AcrR family transcriptional regulator yields MSVTAADAHVTHPPLPGARTGRDPDRAIKRGPSRVPPEVVAATQRDRLYDALVHTVAQKGFGNARVGDICQAAGVTRPAFYALFEGKEDAFLATYRHGIGVLWEVMEGAYTTAPDWRTGIRGGIGVLLSVLAAVPSFAVMAVVEIDAAGPAARREREELLERFHRFFAEAPHRDQVPAELVSSIIGGIYSTIYRAVAGGRVAELPGLLPTLTYFALVPFLGREEAADELVDRIDPLIVNPPCAPVAAARRPRLIE; encoded by the coding sequence ATGTCTGTGACCGCAGCCGACGCCCATGTCACCCATCCGCCGCTACCCGGCGCCCGCACCGGCCGGGACCCCGACCGGGCCATCAAGCGCGGGCCGAGCCGGGTCCCGCCCGAGGTCGTGGCGGCCACCCAGCGCGACCGGCTGTACGACGCGCTGGTGCACACGGTGGCCCAGAAGGGGTTCGGCAACGCCCGCGTCGGCGACATCTGCCAGGCCGCGGGCGTCACCCGCCCCGCCTTCTACGCGCTGTTCGAGGGCAAGGAGGACGCGTTCCTGGCAACGTACCGGCACGGCATCGGGGTGCTCTGGGAGGTGATGGAGGGCGCCTACACCACGGCGCCGGACTGGCGGACCGGCATCCGGGGCGGCATCGGGGTGCTGCTGTCGGTGCTGGCTGCCGTGCCGTCCTTCGCGGTCATGGCCGTCGTCGAGATCGACGCGGCGGGTCCGGCCGCCCGGCGCGAGCGGGAGGAGCTGCTGGAGCGGTTCCACCGCTTCTTCGCCGAAGCGCCGCACCGCGACCAGGTGCCCGCGGAGCTGGTCAGCTCGATCATCGGCGGCATCTATTCGACGATCTACCGCGCGGTCGCCGGGGGCAGGGTGGCCGAGCTGCCCGGCCTGCTGCCGACCTTGACGTACTTCGCCCTGGTGCCCTTCCTCGGCCGGGAGGAGGCCGCCGACGAGCTGGTCGATCGCATCGACCCGCTGATCGTGAACCCGCCCTGCGCGCCGGTGGCCGCCGCGCGGAGGCCGCGCCTGATCGAATGA
- a CDS encoding DUF6230 family protein — protein MPLESHSADNAEHPEHGRTHWRRFAGAIALTGTAAATLVALTAQGVLAAQFSVSGMPFVVTADSLQGEGFEQFATLDTMVPGSPNEGDTGGQLVLIVSAVRDARLTNLCQAINLGGMNLKLTAGDAGTPVTARNLVVDSDAISGNASFDDISIGQDASTLDQVPGVTGGIGVLGQQSRTVTIDNLRQNNYATTAVAFKLPNLHMSFTEDGC, from the coding sequence ATGCCTCTGGAATCGCACAGTGCTGACAACGCCGAACACCCCGAACACGGAAGAACCCACTGGCGCAGGTTCGCCGGCGCCATCGCGCTGACCGGCACCGCGGCCGCCACCCTGGTGGCACTGACCGCTCAGGGCGTGCTCGCCGCCCAGTTCTCCGTATCCGGCATGCCGTTCGTCGTCACCGCCGACTCGCTGCAGGGCGAGGGGTTCGAGCAGTTCGCCACCCTCGACACGATGGTGCCGGGCAGCCCCAACGAGGGCGACACCGGCGGCCAGCTGGTGCTGATCGTCTCCGCGGTCCGCGACGCCAGGCTGACCAACCTCTGCCAGGCGATCAACCTCGGCGGGATGAACCTCAAGCTCACCGCGGGCGACGCGGGAACCCCCGTGACGGCCAGGAACCTCGTCGTCGACTCCGACGCGATCAGCGGCAACGCCTCGTTCGACGACATCAGCATCGGCCAGGACGCCAGCACCCTCGACCAGGTCCCCGGCGTCACCGGCGGCATCGGTGTCCTCGGCCAGCAGTCCCGCACCGTCACCATCGACAACCTGCGCCAGAACAACTACGCCACCACGGCGGTCGCCTTCAAACTGCCCAACCTGCACATGAGCTTCACCGAGGACGGCTGCTGA